The Tripterygium wilfordii isolate XIE 37 chromosome 18, ASM1340144v1, whole genome shotgun sequence nucleotide sequence CGAATTTGTTGTAGGATAATTTTCTGTCAGATCatataataatttcatattGGGGGGCTGTTCTGTTTTCTAGGCGGATTCAACCTTGTTGACTcttatttttaatttctctctctaattgtacttttttaaaaacaattctAGTTACTGGTGGATTGGATATGGCAGCTGGTCTCTGTCTGTTAATTGATTTTGTTGATAAATGGCCTTACGGATCCTTTTTCCTGATTTTCTGATATACAAATATTCAACCCTTTTTCATCTCCTAGGCTGATTCCACTCAATGTTTTGTGATTTGCATGCTTTTTTCCATTGGAGCTATACCTCTCTTGCTACCATTATTGTGAATTAGATGTCTAAATTTATTCTATCCTTCTGCTCAATCCTGGCATTAGAAACCTGTCATCATGGGTAAATCCTGAATCTCACTGAAAACATGCATAGTTCACTCATAGATGTATGTTAGACCAGTTTTAAACAGACACCAGTATACACAAACAGTTTGTAAAAGTTGATAAGAATTCAAGGAAAAGTGTTACCAATTCAAATGATGAATGAATGGTTAAGCGATTTAGCATTTGTTTCATAGAATAGCCTCAGTAATTGCCAAAGTAAGTGTTACCAATGTCATTGCTGCCTAGGCAGAAAACTTGCACTTTGCACACTTTGCACCCTTTGTAGTCTTGAAAAGGCTATAACTCTCTTTGCACCATTTTGGAGTTCTCTACATTGAACACATTTTTATAGAGTTTAATTGCCACCAGTGCATGCCTCTCTGTATGCAACCAAGATATAGTTTGGATTGATTGTCTTTTAAAGTAGTTTTTACCTTATCCAGATGTGGTTGACATTATTAATCGTTGTTCACTGTGACAAATGCAGGAAATATGGCAGCAATGGCAACTGCTGAAGCCTGTGATTCAAATGCAGCACTTCTGGTAAGCGGCGACTTGCGTGTTCTGCAACCAATCTTCCAGATTTATGGCCAGCCTCGAGTGTTCTCGGGTCCCATTGTCACCGTTAAAGTGTTCGAGGACAACGTATTCGTGAGGGAGCTTCTTGAAACTCGAGGCGAAGGAAGAGTTCTTGTCATCGATGGCGGAGGAAGCATGAGATGTGCTTTGGTTGGAGGCAATTTAGGACAGCTAGCGCAGAATATGGGGTGGTCTGGTATTGTAGTGAATGGCTGCATTAGAGACGTAGATGAGATTAATGCATGTGATGTTGGGGTGCGAGCATTAGCATCTAATCCCCTGAAATCTAACAAGAAAGGCATCGGTGAGAAGCATGTCCCTGTTTATATAGCTGGAACCTTTATTCACGACGGGGAGTGGTTGTATGCTGATAGTGATGGCATTCTGGTCTCAAAATCAGAACTTTCTATCTGAAGC carries:
- the LOC119983602 gene encoding putative 4-hydroxy-4-methyl-2-oxoglutarate aldolase 3, yielding MAAMATAEACDSNAALLVSGDLRVLQPIFQIYGQPRVFSGPIVTVKVFEDNVFVRELLETRGEGRVLVIDGGGSMRCALVGGNLGQLAQNMGWSGIVVNGCIRDVDEINACDVGVRALASNPLKSNKKGIGEKHVPVYIAGTFIHDGEWLYADSDGILVSKSELSI